The following are from one region of the Brienomyrus brachyistius isolate T26 chromosome 4, BBRACH_0.4, whole genome shotgun sequence genome:
- the LOC125739847 gene encoding E3 ubiquitin-protein ligase MSL2-like isoform X2 translates to MNPANATALYVSACRAVLLCEPRDPRSLAELCRQLPFFRHSLSCLVCGNLLQDPMAPTNSSCQHYVCKGCRGQKMVLKPPCSCWKNPGQFQESRQLCLLVESFRKLCEFIAGSALGCYVADQADLLPTLSEGLSLSADEANAFWLSLQCSSPAPSISEDSPTEIPEPTGGSPLDSPDRLQGCNGLLAEKERDGGLPPLPEEGGRNEAAVDELATDGINICGLSEEPNQGGGQLMLTVEEVLRTLEPELGTEGCAGVARSLPQVPGTASGSPNESLQQPSLALTPRPSAVPRPTRKRSRSESDSEKVRPLPISSIIQGPPPGAAAILAEPQRELAVPAAPPLATVPNGGAPKACKALLVPAKGVRRNLEARKAHGKARPGLPKARDKVKERTPNGGTGTLMAGAPPRAVYKKPQEKRGCKCGRATQNPSVLTCRGQRCPCYSNRKACLDCVCRGCQNSYMANGEKKLEAFAVPEKALEQTRLTLGINVTSIAMRGTPAPGVLSVTAGGPVASFLAAGSREDKGFDNSLNVSFD, encoded by the exons ATGAACCCGGCGAATGCCACCGCACTGTACGTGTCGGCTTGCCGGGCGGTGCTTCTGTGCGAGCCGCGGGACCCCAGGTCCCTGGCCGAGCTATGCCGGCAGCTGCCCTTCTTCCGGCACTCGCTCTCCTGCCTGGTCTGCG GTAACCTGCTGCAGGACCCAATGGCTCCGACCAACTCGTCCTGCCagcattatgtgtgtaaaggcTGCAGGGGCCAGAAGATGGTGCTGAAGCCACCATGCAGCTGCTGGAAGAACCCCGGGCAGTTTCAGGAAAGCCGGCAGCTCTGCCTTCTGGTGGAGAGCTTCAGGAAGCTGTGCGAGTTCATCGCAGGCTCCGCGCTGGGCTGCTATGTTGCCGACCAGGCCGACCTGCTGCCCACACTCAGCGAGGGTCTGTCTCTCAGTGCCGACGAAGCCAACGCCTTCTGGCTCTCCCTGCAGTGCTCATCCCCGGCGCCATCCATCTCCGAGGACTCGCCAACTGAGATTCCAGAGCCCACCGGCGGGAGCCCCCTGGACAGTCCTGACAGGCTTCAGGGCTGTAACGGGTTGCTGGCTGAGAAGGAACGAGATGGGGGCCTCCCCCCGCTGCCAGAAGAGGGAGGCAGgaatgaggcagctgtggacgAGTTGGCTACAGACGGCATCAATATCTGTGGCCTCAGCGAGGAGCCCAatcagggtggggggcagctcatgCTGACTGTTGAGGAGGTCCTACGAACCTTGGAGCCGGAGCTGGGTACCGAAGGCTGCGCCGGCGTGGCAAGGTCCCTACCACAGGTCCCTGGGACCGCCAGTGGATCCCCCAATGAGTCCCTCCAGCAGCCTTCACTAGCCCTCACCCCCCGGCCCTCTGCAGTGCCCCGACCCACCCGGAAACGGTCGCGGTCGGAAAGCGACAGCGAGAAGGTACGGCCTCTCCCAATCTCCAGCATCATCCAGGGGCCCCCGCCAGGTGCAGCTGCCATCCTCGCGGAGCCCCAGCGGGAACTCGCAGTCCCGGCAGCTCCCCCCCTGGCCACTGTGCCCAACGGGGGGGCACCCAAGGCTTGCAAAGCACTGCTGGTTCCCGCCAAAGGCGTCCGAAGGAACCTCGAGGCTCGGAAGGCCCACGGCAAGGCCCGGCCAGGGCTCCCCAAGGCCAGGGACAAAGTGAAGGAAAGGACCCCCAACGGCGGGACCGGGACCCTGATGGCTGGAGCCCCCCCCAGAGCCGTCTACAAGAAGCCGCAGGAAAAGCGGGGCTGCAAGTGCGGCCGAGCAACCCAAAACCCAAGTGTTCTTACATGTCGTGGCCAGCGGTGCCCATGCTACTCAAATCGCAAAGCCTGTCTGGACTGCGTGTGCCGCGGCTGCCAGAATTCCTACATGGCCAATGGCGAGAAGAAGCTGGAGGCCTTTGCTGTGCCTGAGAAAGCCCTGGAGCAGACACGACTCACGCTTGGTATCAACGTGACCAGCATCGCCATGCGAGGCACCCCTGCCCCTGGCGTACTCAGCGTGACAGCAGGCGGCCCCGTTGCCTCCTTCCTGGCCGCTGGCTCGCGTGAGGACAAGGGCTTTGACAACAGCCTGAATGTCAGCTTTGACTGA
- the LOC125739847 gene encoding E3 ubiquitin-protein ligase MSL2-like isoform X1 produces the protein MLLGSKQTGCRSSVSYRHKPFYRQAPSVFTAARLVSMLAAFCLRWLYTVAACLNRICLAAFYGMKSAGFDAQVCRWVVCPTQRRLQTGMLIPSFIIGIVLLNLENVSLGNLLQDPMAPTNSSCQHYVCKGCRGQKMVLKPPCSCWKNPGQFQESRQLCLLVESFRKLCEFIAGSALGCYVADQADLLPTLSEGLSLSADEANAFWLSLQCSSPAPSISEDSPTEIPEPTGGSPLDSPDRLQGCNGLLAEKERDGGLPPLPEEGGRNEAAVDELATDGINICGLSEEPNQGGGQLMLTVEEVLRTLEPELGTEGCAGVARSLPQVPGTASGSPNESLQQPSLALTPRPSAVPRPTRKRSRSESDSEKVRPLPISSIIQGPPPGAAAILAEPQRELAVPAAPPLATVPNGGAPKACKALLVPAKGVRRNLEARKAHGKARPGLPKARDKVKERTPNGGTGTLMAGAPPRAVYKKPQEKRGCKCGRATQNPSVLTCRGQRCPCYSNRKACLDCVCRGCQNSYMANGEKKLEAFAVPEKALEQTRLTLGINVTSIAMRGTPAPGVLSVTAGGPVASFLAAGSREDKGFDNSLNVSFD, from the exons ATGTTACTGGGGTCGAAGCAGACAGGCTGTCGGTCATCTGTAAGTTACAGGCACAagcctttttacagacaagcacCCTCCGTGTTTACGGCAGCGCGGCTGGTTAGCATGCTTGCGGCTTTCTGCTTGCGGTGGCTATATACAGTAGCGGCCTGTTTGAACCGGATTTGTTTAGCTGCTTTTTACGGCATGAAGTCCGCTGGTTTTGACGCACAGGTGTGTCGGTGGGTAGTGTGTCCTACACAGCGCCGCTTACAGACAGGGATGCTTATACCAAGCTTCATAATCGGCATTGTTTTATTAAATCTTGAGAATGTTTCACTTG GTAACCTGCTGCAGGACCCAATGGCTCCGACCAACTCGTCCTGCCagcattatgtgtgtaaaggcTGCAGGGGCCAGAAGATGGTGCTGAAGCCACCATGCAGCTGCTGGAAGAACCCCGGGCAGTTTCAGGAAAGCCGGCAGCTCTGCCTTCTGGTGGAGAGCTTCAGGAAGCTGTGCGAGTTCATCGCAGGCTCCGCGCTGGGCTGCTATGTTGCCGACCAGGCCGACCTGCTGCCCACACTCAGCGAGGGTCTGTCTCTCAGTGCCGACGAAGCCAACGCCTTCTGGCTCTCCCTGCAGTGCTCATCCCCGGCGCCATCCATCTCCGAGGACTCGCCAACTGAGATTCCAGAGCCCACCGGCGGGAGCCCCCTGGACAGTCCTGACAGGCTTCAGGGCTGTAACGGGTTGCTGGCTGAGAAGGAACGAGATGGGGGCCTCCCCCCGCTGCCAGAAGAGGGAGGCAGgaatgaggcagctgtggacgAGTTGGCTACAGACGGCATCAATATCTGTGGCCTCAGCGAGGAGCCCAatcagggtggggggcagctcatgCTGACTGTTGAGGAGGTCCTACGAACCTTGGAGCCGGAGCTGGGTACCGAAGGCTGCGCCGGCGTGGCAAGGTCCCTACCACAGGTCCCTGGGACCGCCAGTGGATCCCCCAATGAGTCCCTCCAGCAGCCTTCACTAGCCCTCACCCCCCGGCCCTCTGCAGTGCCCCGACCCACCCGGAAACGGTCGCGGTCGGAAAGCGACAGCGAGAAGGTACGGCCTCTCCCAATCTCCAGCATCATCCAGGGGCCCCCGCCAGGTGCAGCTGCCATCCTCGCGGAGCCCCAGCGGGAACTCGCAGTCCCGGCAGCTCCCCCCCTGGCCACTGTGCCCAACGGGGGGGCACCCAAGGCTTGCAAAGCACTGCTGGTTCCCGCCAAAGGCGTCCGAAGGAACCTCGAGGCTCGGAAGGCCCACGGCAAGGCCCGGCCAGGGCTCCCCAAGGCCAGGGACAAAGTGAAGGAAAGGACCCCCAACGGCGGGACCGGGACCCTGATGGCTGGAGCCCCCCCCAGAGCCGTCTACAAGAAGCCGCAGGAAAAGCGGGGCTGCAAGTGCGGCCGAGCAACCCAAAACCCAAGTGTTCTTACATGTCGTGGCCAGCGGTGCCCATGCTACTCAAATCGCAAAGCCTGTCTGGACTGCGTGTGCCGCGGCTGCCAGAATTCCTACATGGCCAATGGCGAGAAGAAGCTGGAGGCCTTTGCTGTGCCTGAGAAAGCCCTGGAGCAGACACGACTCACGCTTGGTATCAACGTGACCAGCATCGCCATGCGAGGCACCCCTGCCCCTGGCGTACTCAGCGTGACAGCAGGCGGCCCCGTTGCCTCCTTCCTGGCCGCTGGCTCGCGTGAGGACAAGGGCTTTGACAACAGCCTGAATGTCAGCTTTGACTGA
- the LOC125739847 gene encoding E3 ubiquitin-protein ligase MSL2-like isoform X3 yields MAPTNSSCQHYVCKGCRGQKMVLKPPCSCWKNPGQFQESRQLCLLVESFRKLCEFIAGSALGCYVADQADLLPTLSEGLSLSADEANAFWLSLQCSSPAPSISEDSPTEIPEPTGGSPLDSPDRLQGCNGLLAEKERDGGLPPLPEEGGRNEAAVDELATDGINICGLSEEPNQGGGQLMLTVEEVLRTLEPELGTEGCAGVARSLPQVPGTASGSPNESLQQPSLALTPRPSAVPRPTRKRSRSESDSEKVRPLPISSIIQGPPPGAAAILAEPQRELAVPAAPPLATVPNGGAPKACKALLVPAKGVRRNLEARKAHGKARPGLPKARDKVKERTPNGGTGTLMAGAPPRAVYKKPQEKRGCKCGRATQNPSVLTCRGQRCPCYSNRKACLDCVCRGCQNSYMANGEKKLEAFAVPEKALEQTRLTLGINVTSIAMRGTPAPGVLSVTAGGPVASFLAAGSREDKGFDNSLNVSFD; encoded by the coding sequence ATGGCTCCGACCAACTCGTCCTGCCagcattatgtgtgtaaaggcTGCAGGGGCCAGAAGATGGTGCTGAAGCCACCATGCAGCTGCTGGAAGAACCCCGGGCAGTTTCAGGAAAGCCGGCAGCTCTGCCTTCTGGTGGAGAGCTTCAGGAAGCTGTGCGAGTTCATCGCAGGCTCCGCGCTGGGCTGCTATGTTGCCGACCAGGCCGACCTGCTGCCCACACTCAGCGAGGGTCTGTCTCTCAGTGCCGACGAAGCCAACGCCTTCTGGCTCTCCCTGCAGTGCTCATCCCCGGCGCCATCCATCTCCGAGGACTCGCCAACTGAGATTCCAGAGCCCACCGGCGGGAGCCCCCTGGACAGTCCTGACAGGCTTCAGGGCTGTAACGGGTTGCTGGCTGAGAAGGAACGAGATGGGGGCCTCCCCCCGCTGCCAGAAGAGGGAGGCAGgaatgaggcagctgtggacgAGTTGGCTACAGACGGCATCAATATCTGTGGCCTCAGCGAGGAGCCCAatcagggtggggggcagctcatgCTGACTGTTGAGGAGGTCCTACGAACCTTGGAGCCGGAGCTGGGTACCGAAGGCTGCGCCGGCGTGGCAAGGTCCCTACCACAGGTCCCTGGGACCGCCAGTGGATCCCCCAATGAGTCCCTCCAGCAGCCTTCACTAGCCCTCACCCCCCGGCCCTCTGCAGTGCCCCGACCCACCCGGAAACGGTCGCGGTCGGAAAGCGACAGCGAGAAGGTACGGCCTCTCCCAATCTCCAGCATCATCCAGGGGCCCCCGCCAGGTGCAGCTGCCATCCTCGCGGAGCCCCAGCGGGAACTCGCAGTCCCGGCAGCTCCCCCCCTGGCCACTGTGCCCAACGGGGGGGCACCCAAGGCTTGCAAAGCACTGCTGGTTCCCGCCAAAGGCGTCCGAAGGAACCTCGAGGCTCGGAAGGCCCACGGCAAGGCCCGGCCAGGGCTCCCCAAGGCCAGGGACAAAGTGAAGGAAAGGACCCCCAACGGCGGGACCGGGACCCTGATGGCTGGAGCCCCCCCCAGAGCCGTCTACAAGAAGCCGCAGGAAAAGCGGGGCTGCAAGTGCGGCCGAGCAACCCAAAACCCAAGTGTTCTTACATGTCGTGGCCAGCGGTGCCCATGCTACTCAAATCGCAAAGCCTGTCTGGACTGCGTGTGCCGCGGCTGCCAGAATTCCTACATGGCCAATGGCGAGAAGAAGCTGGAGGCCTTTGCTGTGCCTGAGAAAGCCCTGGAGCAGACACGACTCACGCTTGGTATCAACGTGACCAGCATCGCCATGCGAGGCACCCCTGCCCCTGGCGTACTCAGCGTGACAGCAGGCGGCCCCGTTGCCTCCTTCCTGGCCGCTGGCTCGCGTGAGGACAAGGGCTTTGACAACAGCCTGAATGTCAGCTTTGACTGA